The following proteins are co-located in the Candidatus Planktophila lacus genome:
- a CDS encoding SDR family NAD(P)-dependent oxidoreductase, which yields MTYQLRDIKGSVVVITGATTGIGAAAAKQLVELGCKVVLNARNEAKLQEMVASLGADNAAYLAGDSSIPDVARAVAKKALDAFGTIDCLVPNAGIGMYGSVLDYSDDEVNRMMRTNYEGSVHIVRAALPTMLAKKAGDIIMVSSVAGFRGGGDESIYAGTKHAQVGFAGGLDRELREKGVRVALVCPAGTDTQFAIEAGRTAGEPKLASYLRPDDVAFQIVQIMRQPLTVRTHIWTLWSMQQQS from the coding sequence ATGACTTATCAACTAAGAGATATCAAAGGTTCAGTAGTAGTAATCACTGGCGCAACAACCGGAATCGGTGCTGCAGCCGCAAAGCAACTCGTTGAGTTAGGTTGCAAAGTAGTTCTAAATGCGCGCAACGAAGCAAAGCTTCAAGAGATGGTTGCCTCACTTGGCGCCGATAACGCTGCATATTTAGCGGGAGATTCGTCGATTCCAGATGTTGCTCGCGCTGTTGCAAAGAAGGCGTTAGATGCATTCGGAACTATTGATTGCCTTGTTCCTAACGCTGGCATTGGAATGTATGGATCAGTCCTTGATTACAGCGATGATGAAGTAAATCGCATGATGCGCACAAACTACGAAGGAAGCGTGCACATTGTTCGCGCGGCTCTGCCAACGATGCTTGCTAAAAAAGCTGGCGATATCATCATGGTTTCATCAGTTGCAGGCTTCCGTGGCGGCGGAGATGAATCAATTTATGCTGGTACTAAGCATGCACAGGTTGGTTTTGCAGGCGGACTCGATCGCGAACTTCGCGAAAAAGGTGTGCGCGTAGCGTTGGTATGTCCTGCCGGAACAGATACTCAATTTGCGATTGAAGCTGGACGTACAGCGGGTGAACCAAAACTTGCTAGTTACTTGCGCCCAGATGATGTTGCTTTCCAGATCGTACAAATCATGCGTCAACCGCTAACGGTGCGAACACATATTTGGACGCTCTGGTCTATGCAGCAGCAGTCATAA
- a CDS encoding putative quinol monooxygenase, with the protein MSKVFLFVEVNVKPGQFDEFVSKLKSHIAVIRTEAGCEFIDIYRDTQKPDVVNVWEIWSDRPSWDAHMVNENSKAWQAIGPNYVFGETITLMDAL; encoded by the coding sequence ATGAGCAAAGTCTTTCTATTCGTTGAAGTAAATGTTAAACCGGGCCAATTTGATGAGTTTGTTTCAAAACTCAAGAGCCATATCGCGGTTATCCGAACTGAGGCTGGTTGCGAATTTATTGATATCTACCGCGATACTCAAAAGCCAGATGTTGTAAATGTCTGGGAGATCTGGAGCGATCGCCCATCTTGGGATGCCCACATGGTCAACGAAAACAGCAAGGCATGGCAGGCGATTGGCCCGAACTATGTCTTCGGCGAGACTATTACCCTTATGGATGCCCTCTAG
- a CDS encoding 5'-nucleotidase C-terminal domain-containing protein, with amino-acid sequence MNIKFSKILGLGSIALATSLLVSLLVPTAQAATYSLPNAPTSVTSKFGSTGIVVRWTPADDVTPAVTGYVVSAGAGSCPVFVPAKKRGNIVLMPVVVGQPAGTPVVQAVNAYGFSKPTASTTSYTAAQLAKVASSSNKNVQLLQLSDLHGAIEVGNSFGTALLASNWDADRKASAATVALSSGDNIGAAPPISTEFEEMSTIESLNLIKLDVSAFGNHEHDRNLEHVQKVIGASTFQWVTANYGDESLKVLKSGTKEAKAYTIIERGGVKIGVVGANTPETIEQVFPGNLDYKDSAGAKKTIQIEPGVAGINKAVAEARAAGAEVVAVLIHQGWTENSDGVAKGLYNNLAAEIKGADAIYGGHSHQTFSTLIPSTARNATPVLLGQTRNAGVEYTRSQICLKAGKVVGSSLQHVLKAAAPTINTGVVSTVTTQDTAGAALVKKYKDQLTGKLDVKIGQVSAVFPRGGTPAVERSGENPMGNYIADLLRAKYKTDIAITNGGGIRDTFPAKTYIPANTALVRTGSGPLDVTLGDALTVYPFGNQVATTVVTGTNLWKALENGVGGNYPADGRFPQVSGIKFSFDSSKPVGSRIVEVTKLDGTAIAKDSKEYTLTTLDFIIYGGDGYLEVFSPAKAKVYGALLDVFVDALKADMAAGKVTQLPVLDGRVKKVG; translated from the coding sequence ATGAATATTAAATTTAGCAAAATTCTCGGCTTGGGCTCTATAGCTCTAGCCACATCCCTATTGGTTTCATTACTAGTACCCACAGCACAAGCGGCAACATACTCGCTGCCAAATGCACCGACATCTGTCACTTCTAAATTCGGCTCAACAGGCATAGTCGTTCGTTGGACGCCCGCTGACGATGTAACTCCAGCAGTTACTGGATATGTTGTTTCGGCTGGCGCCGGATCATGTCCAGTCTTTGTTCCAGCAAAGAAGCGCGGCAATATCGTCTTGATGCCGGTCGTTGTTGGTCAACCTGCAGGTACTCCAGTTGTTCAGGCAGTAAATGCTTACGGTTTCTCTAAACCAACTGCATCAACAACTAGCTACACCGCTGCTCAATTGGCGAAGGTTGCATCATCTAGCAATAAGAATGTGCAATTACTTCAGCTAAGTGATTTACACGGTGCAATCGAAGTTGGTAACTCATTTGGTACAGCGCTGCTCGCTAGCAACTGGGATGCAGACCGCAAGGCATCTGCAGCAACTGTTGCGCTGTCTTCAGGTGACAACATCGGTGCAGCGCCACCTATTTCAACTGAGTTTGAAGAGATGTCGACCATCGAATCTCTAAACCTAATCAAGCTCGATGTTTCAGCGTTTGGTAATCACGAACACGACCGCAACCTTGAGCACGTTCAGAAAGTAATTGGCGCATCAACTTTCCAGTGGGTCACTGCAAACTATGGTGATGAGTCACTAAAGGTTCTTAAGTCAGGTACCAAAGAAGCAAAGGCATACACAATCATTGAACGCGGTGGCGTAAAGATTGGCGTAGTCGGAGCAAATACACCTGAAACAATTGAACAAGTTTTCCCAGGTAACCTGGATTACAAGGATTCAGCAGGCGCTAAGAAGACGATTCAAATCGAACCAGGCGTGGCTGGAATCAATAAGGCTGTAGCCGAAGCCCGCGCCGCAGGTGCAGAAGTAGTGGCAGTTTTGATCCACCAGGGTTGGACTGAGAACTCAGATGGCGTAGCGAAGGGTCTTTACAACAACCTTGCTGCAGAGATTAAGGGTGCAGATGCTATTTACGGTGGCCACAGCCACCAAACTTTCTCAACCTTGATTCCTTCGACAGCTCGTAATGCTACACCGGTACTACTTGGCCAAACGCGTAACGCAGGCGTTGAGTACACACGATCACAGATCTGCTTAAAGGCTGGCAAAGTTGTTGGATCTTCATTGCAGCACGTACTAAAGGCTGCGGCGCCAACGATAAACACTGGAGTTGTAAGTACTGTAACAACTCAGGACACAGCAGGTGCTGCGCTAGTTAAGAAGTACAAAGATCAACTAACAGGAAAGCTTGATGTAAAGATCGGTCAAGTATCCGCAGTATTCCCACGCGGAGGTACTCCAGCGGTTGAACGTTCAGGTGAGAACCCAATGGGTAATTACATCGCTGACTTGCTACGCGCTAAGTACAAGACAGATATCGCAATCACAAATGGTGGCGGTATCCGCGATACATTCCCAGCCAAGACCTACATCCCAGCTAACACAGCACTTGTTCGCACAGGCTCTGGTCCACTGGATGTAACTCTTGGTGATGCGTTAACTGTTTACCCATTCGGTAACCAGGTAGCAACAACTGTTGTTACAGGCACAAATCTTTGGAAGGCGCTGGAGAATGGCGTTGGCGGAAACTATCCAGCCGATGGTCGCTTCCCACAAGTTTCAGGTATCAAGTTCTCATTCGATTCTTCAAAGCCAGTAGGTAGCCGAATCGTTGAAGTAACAAAGCTTGATGGAACTGCAATTGCTAAAGACAGCAAGGAATACACACTTACAACTCTTGACTTCATCATTTACGGTGGAGATGGATATCTGGAAGTGTTCTCACCTGCAAAGGCGAAGGTCTACGGAGCGCTACTTGATGTATTTGTAGATGCACTGAAGGCAGATATGGCCGCCGGAAAGGTCACACAACTTCCTGTACTTGATGGGCGAGTAAAGAAAGTTGGCTAA
- a CDS encoding FAD-dependent oxidoreductase, producing the protein MQNYKVAIVGAGPAGYFAAQALQNLQTDDLQFSIDMIERLPTPWGLVRSGVAPDHPKIKTVAKVFEKIATAGNFRLFGNVELGTDVSIEQLNEMYDAVVIATGSAVGKKLGIPGEDLPGSISAAHFVPWYNAHPDFADFKINLNCTTAVVIGAGNVAMDVARMLALEPSELDPTDTADHAIAVLKESSIREVVISARRGPEHAAFTSPELRELPKLEHTNVLMANSDIEAAISRAGDEIEKDTKSNLDAMLLISEKEATNHDRTMKFQFLATPVEFKGNGKVEEVIFQKTGSDERFSINCGLVITAIGYEAASIPGIPYERGKVVNNEGRVNEGMYVVGWAKRGPSGVIGTNKSDAADVMKLLVEDLKGAKNGGDIADILPATKVISQSHWEAINAAEVAAGEPLGKPRLKVVNRDELIRIAKS; encoded by the coding sequence ATGCAAAATTACAAAGTAGCGATCGTCGGTGCAGGTCCGGCCGGCTACTTTGCGGCGCAAGCACTTCAGAATCTGCAGACCGATGATCTGCAATTTTCCATCGACATGATTGAACGCCTACCAACCCCATGGGGATTGGTTCGCAGTGGTGTGGCACCCGATCATCCAAAGATCAAAACGGTGGCGAAAGTCTTTGAAAAGATCGCTACCGCTGGAAACTTCCGCTTATTTGGCAACGTTGAACTTGGCACCGATGTTTCGATCGAGCAGTTAAACGAAATGTATGACGCAGTTGTTATTGCAACAGGTTCAGCAGTGGGCAAAAAGCTTGGCATTCCTGGAGAAGATCTACCAGGATCGATATCTGCGGCTCACTTTGTACCTTGGTATAACGCACACCCAGACTTTGCAGATTTCAAAATTAATTTAAATTGCACCACTGCAGTTGTGATCGGTGCCGGAAACGTGGCCATGGATGTGGCGCGTATGTTGGCGCTTGAACCAAGTGAGCTAGACCCAACGGATACTGCAGATCACGCGATTGCAGTGCTTAAAGAATCCTCGATCCGCGAAGTTGTGATTAGCGCTCGCCGCGGACCAGAACATGCTGCCTTTACATCTCCTGAACTTCGCGAACTTCCGAAGTTAGAGCACACCAACGTTTTGATGGCTAATTCGGATATCGAAGCCGCGATTTCTCGAGCAGGGGATGAGATCGAGAAAGACACCAAGAGCAATCTTGATGCGATGTTGTTGATCTCTGAAAAAGAGGCGACAAACCACGACCGCACAATGAAGTTTCAATTCCTTGCTACACCTGTTGAATTTAAAGGAAATGGAAAAGTGGAAGAAGTTATTTTCCAAAAAACCGGCAGTGATGAGAGATTTAGTATTAACTGCGGGTTAGTTATCACTGCAATTGGCTATGAAGCAGCGAGCATCCCTGGCATTCCTTACGAGCGCGGGAAAGTTGTAAATAACGAGGGCCGCGTAAATGAAGGCATGTACGTAGTTGGGTGGGCAAAGCGCGGACCATCAGGTGTAATTGGCACAAATAAATCAGATGCTGCAGATGTCATGAAGTTATTAGTTGAAGATTTAAAGGGTGCAAAAAACGGTGGCGATATCGCAGATATTTTGCCCGCGACCAAAGTCATTTCGCAGTCCCATTGGGAGGCAATTAATGCCGCTGAAGTAGCGGCGGGAGAGCCGTTGGGCAAACCCCGCCTGAAGGTCGTTAATAGGGATGAGTTAATTCGAATCGCAAAAAGTTAA